One Prionailurus bengalensis isolate Pbe53 chromosome D3, Fcat_Pben_1.1_paternal_pri, whole genome shotgun sequence genomic region harbors:
- the MORC2 gene encoding ATPase MORC2 isoform X1, which produces MAFTNYSSLNRAQLTFEYLHTNSTTHEFLFGALAELVDNARDADATRIDIYAERREDLRGGFMLCFLDDGAGMDPSDAASVIQFGKSAKRTPESTQIGQYGNGLKSGSMRIGKDFILFTKKEDTMTCLFLSRTFHEEEGIDEVIVPLPTWNARTREPVTDNVEKFAIETELIYKYSPFRNEEEVMSQFMKIPGDSGTLVIIFNLKLMDNGEPELDIISNPRDIQMAETSPEGTKPERRSFRAYAAVLYIDPRMRIFIHGHKVQTKRLSCCLYKPRMYKYTSSRFKTRAEQEVKKAEHVARIAEEKAREAESKARTLEVRLGGDLTRDSRVMLRQVQNTAITLRREADVKKRIKEAKQRALKEPKELNFVFGVNIEHRDLDGMFIYNCSRLIKMYEKVGPQLEGGMACGGVVGVVDVPYLVLEPTHNKQDFADAKEYRHLLRAMGEHLAQYWKDIAIAQRGIIKFWDEFGYLSANWNQPPSSELRYKRRRAMEIPTTIQCDLCLKWRTLPFQLSSVEKDYPDTWVCSMNPDPEQDRCEASEQKQKVPLGTFRKDLKTQEEKQKQLTEKIRQQQEKLEALQKTTPIRSQADLKKLPLEVTTRPSTEEPARRPQRPRSPPLPAVIKNAPSRPPSLQAPRPASQPRKAAVINTTLKPPVLAAREEASTSRLLQPPEAPRKPANTPVKTASRPTPMVQPLSSSLLPNSKSPREVPAPRAIKTPVVKKPEPPSKLSPTTPSRKRTLGVSDEEEAEEEAERRKERSKRGKFAVKEEKKDLNELSDSAGEEDPADLKRAQKDKGLHVEVRVNREWYTGRVTAVEVGKHVVRWKVKFDYVPTDTTPRDRWVEKGSEDVRLMKPPSPEYQSPDTQQEGGEEEEEEEEEEVVVAQQAVAMAEPSTSDCIRIEPDTTAPSTNHETIDLLVQILRNCLRYFLPPSFPISKKELSVMNSDELISFPLKEYFKQYEVGLQNLCHSYQSRADSRAKASEESLRTSERKLRETEEKLQKLRTNIVALLQKVQEVSQAALSLQLDHLVSQGGGPGHLLLPSPHSQESVVSTLAAQHPDQEGWRWCGCLGLIPARPTDIDINTDDELDAYIEDLITKGD; this is translated from the exons AAAGGCGAGAGGACCTTCGAGGAGGATTTATGCTTTGCTTTTTGGATGATGGAGCAGGAATGGATCCAA GTGATGCTGCCAGTGTGATCCAGTTTGGGAAGTCAGCCAAGCGAACGCCTGAGTCCACCCAGATTGGGCAGTATGGGAATGGGTTAAAATC GGGCTCAATGCGCATTGGGAAGGATTTTATACTCTTCACCAAGAAGGAGGATACTATGACTTGCCTCTTCTTGTCCAGGACCTTTCATGAGGAGGAAGGCATTGATGAG GTGATAGTTCCATTGCCCACCTGGAATGCTCGCACCCGGGAACCTGTCACAGACAATGTGGAGAAGTTTGCCATTGAGACAGAACTCATCTATAAGTATTCTCCCTTCCGCAATGAAGAGGAGGTTATGTCTCAGTTCATGAAGATTCCTGGGGACAGTG GAACACTGGTGATCATTTTCAATCTCAAACTCATGGATAATGGAGAGCCAGAGCTAGACATAATCTCAAATCCAAGAGATATCCAGATGGCAGAGACTTCCCCAGAGGGCAC GAAGCCAGAGCGGCGCTCATTCCGAGCCTATGCTGCCGTGCTCTATATTGATCCCCGGATGCGGATCTTCATTCATGGGCACAAGGTGCAGACCAAGAGACTCTCCTGCTGCCTGTATAAGCCCAG GATGTACAAGTACACATCAAGCCGTTTCAAGACTCGTGCAGAGCAGGAGGTGAAGAAAGCTGAACATGTGGCACGGATTG CTGAGGAGAAGGCACGGGAGGCGGAGAGCAAAGCTCGGACATTAGAAGTTCGCCTAGGTGGAGACCTCACACGGGACTCTAGG GTAATGTTGCGGCAGGTCCAGAACACAGCCATTACCCTGCGCAGGGAAGCTGATGTCAAGAAGCGGATCAAGGAGGCCAAGCAGCG AGCACTTAAAGAAcctaaggaactgaattttgtttttgggGTCAACATTGAACACCGGGACCTGGATGGCATGTTCATCTATAACTGTAGCCGCCTGATCAAGATGTATGAGAAAGTGGGCCCACAGCTGGAAGGGGGCAT GGCATGTGGTGGAGTTGTTGGGGTTGTTGATGTGCCCTACCTGGTCCTGGAACCTACACACAACAAGCAGGACTTTGCTGATGCCAAGGAGTACCGGCACCTGTTGAGGGCGATGGGGGAGCATCTGGCACAGTACTGGAAGGACATTGCGATTG CCCAGAGGGGAATCATCAAGTTCTGGGATGAGTTTGGCTACCTCTCTGCCAACTGGAACCAGCCCCCATCCAGTGAGCTACGTTACAAGCGTCGGAGAGCTATGGAAATCCCAACCACAATCCAGTGTG ATTTGTGTCTGAAGTGGCGAACCCTCCCCTTCCAGCTGAGTTCTGTGGAAAAAGATTACCCTGATACCTGGGTTTGCTCCATGAACCCTGATCCTGAGCAGGACCG ATGTGAGGCTTCTGAACAGAAGCAGAAGGTTCCCCTGGGGACATTCAGAAAGGACCTGAAGACacaagaagagaagcagaagcagctGACAGAGAAAATTCGCCAGCAGCAGGAGAAGCTAGAGGCCCTGCAG AAAACCACACCTATCCGTTCCCAAGCTGACCTGAAGAAATTGCCTTTGGAAGTGACCACCAGACCTTCCACTGAG GAACCTGCACGTAGACCTCAGCGACCTCGATCACCTCCTTTACCTGCTGTCATCAAGAATGCCCCAAGCAGGCCCCCTTCTTTGCAAGCTCCcaggccagccagccagccccgaAAGGCTGCTGTCATCAACACCACCCTAAAGCCTCCTGTCCTGGCAGCCCGGGAGGAGGCCAGTACATCCAGGCTTCTCCAACCACCGGAGGCACCCCGGAAGCCTGCTAACACGCCGGTCAAGACTGCATCCCGGCCCACCCCCATGGTGCAGCCACTATCATCATCTCTGCTGCCCAACTCCAAGAGCCCTCGGGAGGTCCCTGCTCCCAGAGCAATCAAGACTCCAGTGGTCAAGAAGCCAGAGCCACCCAGTAAACTCTCCCCA ACCACTCCTAGTCGGAAGCGGACTCTTGGGGTTTCTGACGAGGAAGAAGCTGAGGAAGAGgctgagaggaggaaagagaggtcTAAGCGGGGCAAGTTTGCtgtgaaggaggaaaagaaggactTGAATGAG CTCTCGGACAGTGCTGGGGAAGAGGATCCAGCTGACCTTAAGAGGGCTCAGAAAG ATAAAGGGTTGCACGTGGAGGTGCGTGTGAACAGGGAGTGGTACACGGGCCGTGTCACAGCTGTGGAGGTGGGCAAGCATGTGGTGCGGTGGAAGGTGAAGTTTGACTACGTGCCCACAGACACCACTCCGAGAGACCGCTG GGTGGAGAAAGGCAGTGAGGATGTGCGGCTGATGAAACCTCCTTCTCCGGAGTACCAGAGCCCTGACACTcagcaggagggtggggaggaggaggaagaggaggaggaagaggaggtggtGGTGGCCCAGCAGGCTGTAGCCATGGCAGAGCCCTCCACTTCTGACTGCATCCGCATAGAGCCTGACACCACCGCCCCCAGCACCAACCACGAGACCATTGACCTGCTTGTTCAGATCCTCCG GAATTGTTTACGGTACTTCCTGCCTCCAAGTTTCCCCATCTCCAAGAAGGAGCTGAGTGTTATGAATTCAGATGAGCTAATATCATTTCCTCTG AAAGAGTACTTCAAGCAGTATGAAGTGGGGCTCCAGAATCTGTGCCATTCCTACCAGAGCCGTGCTGACTCACGGGCCAAGGCCTCTGAGGAGAGCCTGCGCACTTCTGAGAGAAAGCTCcgagagacagaggagaagttGCAGAAGCTGAGGACCAACATCGTGGCGCTCCTGCAAAAGGTGCAGGAGGTGAGCCAGGCAGCCCTCTCATTGCAGCTGGACCACCTGGTGTCTcagggaggggggcctgggcacctcctgctcccttctccccactcacaGGAATCTGTGgtttcaaccctggctgcacagcATCCTGACCAAGAGGGCTGGAGGTGGTGCGGCTGCCTGGGCCTCATCCCAGCCAGACCCACG GACATAGACATCAACACAGATGATGAGCTGGATGCCTACATCGAGGACCTGATCACCAAGGGGGACTGA
- the MORC2 gene encoding ATPase MORC2 isoform X2 has translation MAFTNYSSLNRAQLTFEYLHTNSTTHEFLFGALAELVDNARDADATRIDIYAERREDLRGGFMLCFLDDGAGMDPSDAASVIQFGKSAKRTPESTQIGQYGNGLKSGSMRIGKDFILFTKKEDTMTCLFLSRTFHEEEGIDEVIVPLPTWNARTREPVTDNVEKFAIETELIYKYSPFRNEEEVMSQFMKIPGDSGTLVIIFNLKLMDNGEPELDIISNPRDIQMAETSPEGTKPERRSFRAYAAVLYIDPRMRIFIHGHKVQTKRLSCCLYKPRMYKYTSSRFKTRAEQEVKKAEHVARIAEEKAREAESKARTLEVRLGGDLTRDSRVMLRQVQNTAITLRREADVKKRIKEAKQRALKEPKELNFVFGVNIEHRDLDGMFIYNCSRLIKMYEKVGPQLEGGMACGGVVGVVDVPYLVLEPTHNKQDFADAKEYRHLLRAMGEHLAQYWKDIAIAQRGIIKFWDEFGYLSANWNQPPSSELRYKRRRAMEIPTTIQCDLCLKWRTLPFQLSSVEKDYPDTWVCSMNPDPEQDRCEASEQKQKVPLGTFRKDLKTQEEKQKQLTEKIRQQQEKLEALQKTTPIRSQADLKKLPLEVTTRPSTEEPARRPQRPRSPPLPAVIKNAPSRPPSLQAPRPASQPRKAAVINTTLKPPVLAAREEASTSRLLQPPEAPRKPANTPVKTASRPTPMVQPLSSSLLPNSKSPREVPAPRAIKTPVVKKPEPPSKLSPTTPSRKRTLGVSDEEEAEEEAERRKERSKRGKFAVKEEKKDLNELSDSAGEEDPADLKRAQKDKGLHVEVRVNREWYTGRVTAVEVGKHVVRWKVKFDYVPTDTTPRDRWVEKGSEDVRLMKPPSPEYQSPDTQQEGGEEEEEEEEEEVVVAQQAVAMAEPSTSDCIRIEPDTTAPSTNHETIDLLVQILRNCLRYFLPPSFPISKKELSVMNSDELISFPLKEYFKQYEVGLQNLCHSYQSRADSRAKASEESLRTSERKLRETEEKLQKLRTNIVALLQKVQEESVVSTLAAQHPDQEGWRWCGCLGLIPARPTDIDINTDDELDAYIEDLITKGD, from the exons AAAGGCGAGAGGACCTTCGAGGAGGATTTATGCTTTGCTTTTTGGATGATGGAGCAGGAATGGATCCAA GTGATGCTGCCAGTGTGATCCAGTTTGGGAAGTCAGCCAAGCGAACGCCTGAGTCCACCCAGATTGGGCAGTATGGGAATGGGTTAAAATC GGGCTCAATGCGCATTGGGAAGGATTTTATACTCTTCACCAAGAAGGAGGATACTATGACTTGCCTCTTCTTGTCCAGGACCTTTCATGAGGAGGAAGGCATTGATGAG GTGATAGTTCCATTGCCCACCTGGAATGCTCGCACCCGGGAACCTGTCACAGACAATGTGGAGAAGTTTGCCATTGAGACAGAACTCATCTATAAGTATTCTCCCTTCCGCAATGAAGAGGAGGTTATGTCTCAGTTCATGAAGATTCCTGGGGACAGTG GAACACTGGTGATCATTTTCAATCTCAAACTCATGGATAATGGAGAGCCAGAGCTAGACATAATCTCAAATCCAAGAGATATCCAGATGGCAGAGACTTCCCCAGAGGGCAC GAAGCCAGAGCGGCGCTCATTCCGAGCCTATGCTGCCGTGCTCTATATTGATCCCCGGATGCGGATCTTCATTCATGGGCACAAGGTGCAGACCAAGAGACTCTCCTGCTGCCTGTATAAGCCCAG GATGTACAAGTACACATCAAGCCGTTTCAAGACTCGTGCAGAGCAGGAGGTGAAGAAAGCTGAACATGTGGCACGGATTG CTGAGGAGAAGGCACGGGAGGCGGAGAGCAAAGCTCGGACATTAGAAGTTCGCCTAGGTGGAGACCTCACACGGGACTCTAGG GTAATGTTGCGGCAGGTCCAGAACACAGCCATTACCCTGCGCAGGGAAGCTGATGTCAAGAAGCGGATCAAGGAGGCCAAGCAGCG AGCACTTAAAGAAcctaaggaactgaattttgtttttgggGTCAACATTGAACACCGGGACCTGGATGGCATGTTCATCTATAACTGTAGCCGCCTGATCAAGATGTATGAGAAAGTGGGCCCACAGCTGGAAGGGGGCAT GGCATGTGGTGGAGTTGTTGGGGTTGTTGATGTGCCCTACCTGGTCCTGGAACCTACACACAACAAGCAGGACTTTGCTGATGCCAAGGAGTACCGGCACCTGTTGAGGGCGATGGGGGAGCATCTGGCACAGTACTGGAAGGACATTGCGATTG CCCAGAGGGGAATCATCAAGTTCTGGGATGAGTTTGGCTACCTCTCTGCCAACTGGAACCAGCCCCCATCCAGTGAGCTACGTTACAAGCGTCGGAGAGCTATGGAAATCCCAACCACAATCCAGTGTG ATTTGTGTCTGAAGTGGCGAACCCTCCCCTTCCAGCTGAGTTCTGTGGAAAAAGATTACCCTGATACCTGGGTTTGCTCCATGAACCCTGATCCTGAGCAGGACCG ATGTGAGGCTTCTGAACAGAAGCAGAAGGTTCCCCTGGGGACATTCAGAAAGGACCTGAAGACacaagaagagaagcagaagcagctGACAGAGAAAATTCGCCAGCAGCAGGAGAAGCTAGAGGCCCTGCAG AAAACCACACCTATCCGTTCCCAAGCTGACCTGAAGAAATTGCCTTTGGAAGTGACCACCAGACCTTCCACTGAG GAACCTGCACGTAGACCTCAGCGACCTCGATCACCTCCTTTACCTGCTGTCATCAAGAATGCCCCAAGCAGGCCCCCTTCTTTGCAAGCTCCcaggccagccagccagccccgaAAGGCTGCTGTCATCAACACCACCCTAAAGCCTCCTGTCCTGGCAGCCCGGGAGGAGGCCAGTACATCCAGGCTTCTCCAACCACCGGAGGCACCCCGGAAGCCTGCTAACACGCCGGTCAAGACTGCATCCCGGCCCACCCCCATGGTGCAGCCACTATCATCATCTCTGCTGCCCAACTCCAAGAGCCCTCGGGAGGTCCCTGCTCCCAGAGCAATCAAGACTCCAGTGGTCAAGAAGCCAGAGCCACCCAGTAAACTCTCCCCA ACCACTCCTAGTCGGAAGCGGACTCTTGGGGTTTCTGACGAGGAAGAAGCTGAGGAAGAGgctgagaggaggaaagagaggtcTAAGCGGGGCAAGTTTGCtgtgaaggaggaaaagaaggactTGAATGAG CTCTCGGACAGTGCTGGGGAAGAGGATCCAGCTGACCTTAAGAGGGCTCAGAAAG ATAAAGGGTTGCACGTGGAGGTGCGTGTGAACAGGGAGTGGTACACGGGCCGTGTCACAGCTGTGGAGGTGGGCAAGCATGTGGTGCGGTGGAAGGTGAAGTTTGACTACGTGCCCACAGACACCACTCCGAGAGACCGCTG GGTGGAGAAAGGCAGTGAGGATGTGCGGCTGATGAAACCTCCTTCTCCGGAGTACCAGAGCCCTGACACTcagcaggagggtggggaggaggaggaagaggaggaggaagaggaggtggtGGTGGCCCAGCAGGCTGTAGCCATGGCAGAGCCCTCCACTTCTGACTGCATCCGCATAGAGCCTGACACCACCGCCCCCAGCACCAACCACGAGACCATTGACCTGCTTGTTCAGATCCTCCG GAATTGTTTACGGTACTTCCTGCCTCCAAGTTTCCCCATCTCCAAGAAGGAGCTGAGTGTTATGAATTCAGATGAGCTAATATCATTTCCTCTG AAAGAGTACTTCAAGCAGTATGAAGTGGGGCTCCAGAATCTGTGCCATTCCTACCAGAGCCGTGCTGACTCACGGGCCAAGGCCTCTGAGGAGAGCCTGCGCACTTCTGAGAGAAAGCTCcgagagacagaggagaagttGCAGAAGCTGAGGACCAACATCGTGGCGCTCCTGCAAAAGGTGCAGGAG GAATCTGTGgtttcaaccctggctgcacagcATCCTGACCAAGAGGGCTGGAGGTGGTGCGGCTGCCTGGGCCTCATCCCAGCCAGACCCACG GACATAGACATCAACACAGATGATGAGCTGGATGCCTACATCGAGGACCTGATCACCAAGGGGGACTGA
- the MORC2 gene encoding ATPase MORC2 isoform X3, translating to MAFTNYSSLNRAQLTFEYLHTNSTTHEFLFGALAELVDNARDADATRIDIYAERREDLRGGFMLCFLDDGAGMDPSDAASVIQFGKSAKRTPESTQIGQYGNGLKSGSMRIGKDFILFTKKEDTMTCLFLSRTFHEEEGIDEVIVPLPTWNARTREPVTDNVEKFAIETELIYKYSPFRNEEEVMSQFMKIPGDSGTLVIIFNLKLMDNGEPELDIISNPRDIQMAETSPEGTKPERRSFRAYAAVLYIDPRMRIFIHGHKVQTKRLSCCLYKPRMYKYTSSRFKTRAEQEVKKAEHVARIAEEKAREAESKARTLEVRLGGDLTRDSRVMLRQVQNTAITLRREADVKKRIKEAKQRALKEPKELNFVFGVNIEHRDLDGMFIYNCSRLIKMYEKVGPQLEGGMACGGVVGVVDVPYLVLEPTHNKQDFADAKEYRHLLRAMGEHLAQYWKDIAIAQRGIIKFWDEFGYLSANWNQPPSSELRYKRRRAMEIPTTIQCDLCLKWRTLPFQLSSVEKDYPDTWVCSMNPDPEQDRCEASEQKQKVPLGTFRKDLKTQEEKQKQLTEKIRQQQEKLEALQKTTPIRSQADLKKLPLEVTTRPSTEEPARRPQRPRSPPLPAVIKNAPSRPPSLQAPRPASQPRKAAVINTTLKPPVLAAREEASTSRLLQPPEAPRKPANTPVKTASRPTPMVQPLSSSLLPNSKSPREVPAPRAIKTPVVKKPEPPSKLSPTTPSRKRTLGVSDEEEAEEEAERRKERSKRGKFAVKEEKKDLNELSDSAGEEDPADLKRAQKDKGLHVEVRVNREWYTGRVTAVEVGKHVVRWKVKFDYVPTDTTPRDRWVEKGSEDVRLMKPPSPEYQSPDTQQEGGEEEEEEEEEEVVVAQQAVAMAEPSTSDCIRIEPDTTAPSTNHETIDLLVQILRNCLRYFLPPSFPISKKELSVMNSDELISFPLKEYFKQYEVGLQNLCHSYQSRADSRAKASEESLRTSERKLRETEEKLQKLRTNIVALLQKVQEHPDQEGWRWCGCLGLIPARPTDIDINTDDELDAYIEDLITKGD from the exons AAAGGCGAGAGGACCTTCGAGGAGGATTTATGCTTTGCTTTTTGGATGATGGAGCAGGAATGGATCCAA GTGATGCTGCCAGTGTGATCCAGTTTGGGAAGTCAGCCAAGCGAACGCCTGAGTCCACCCAGATTGGGCAGTATGGGAATGGGTTAAAATC GGGCTCAATGCGCATTGGGAAGGATTTTATACTCTTCACCAAGAAGGAGGATACTATGACTTGCCTCTTCTTGTCCAGGACCTTTCATGAGGAGGAAGGCATTGATGAG GTGATAGTTCCATTGCCCACCTGGAATGCTCGCACCCGGGAACCTGTCACAGACAATGTGGAGAAGTTTGCCATTGAGACAGAACTCATCTATAAGTATTCTCCCTTCCGCAATGAAGAGGAGGTTATGTCTCAGTTCATGAAGATTCCTGGGGACAGTG GAACACTGGTGATCATTTTCAATCTCAAACTCATGGATAATGGAGAGCCAGAGCTAGACATAATCTCAAATCCAAGAGATATCCAGATGGCAGAGACTTCCCCAGAGGGCAC GAAGCCAGAGCGGCGCTCATTCCGAGCCTATGCTGCCGTGCTCTATATTGATCCCCGGATGCGGATCTTCATTCATGGGCACAAGGTGCAGACCAAGAGACTCTCCTGCTGCCTGTATAAGCCCAG GATGTACAAGTACACATCAAGCCGTTTCAAGACTCGTGCAGAGCAGGAGGTGAAGAAAGCTGAACATGTGGCACGGATTG CTGAGGAGAAGGCACGGGAGGCGGAGAGCAAAGCTCGGACATTAGAAGTTCGCCTAGGTGGAGACCTCACACGGGACTCTAGG GTAATGTTGCGGCAGGTCCAGAACACAGCCATTACCCTGCGCAGGGAAGCTGATGTCAAGAAGCGGATCAAGGAGGCCAAGCAGCG AGCACTTAAAGAAcctaaggaactgaattttgtttttgggGTCAACATTGAACACCGGGACCTGGATGGCATGTTCATCTATAACTGTAGCCGCCTGATCAAGATGTATGAGAAAGTGGGCCCACAGCTGGAAGGGGGCAT GGCATGTGGTGGAGTTGTTGGGGTTGTTGATGTGCCCTACCTGGTCCTGGAACCTACACACAACAAGCAGGACTTTGCTGATGCCAAGGAGTACCGGCACCTGTTGAGGGCGATGGGGGAGCATCTGGCACAGTACTGGAAGGACATTGCGATTG CCCAGAGGGGAATCATCAAGTTCTGGGATGAGTTTGGCTACCTCTCTGCCAACTGGAACCAGCCCCCATCCAGTGAGCTACGTTACAAGCGTCGGAGAGCTATGGAAATCCCAACCACAATCCAGTGTG ATTTGTGTCTGAAGTGGCGAACCCTCCCCTTCCAGCTGAGTTCTGTGGAAAAAGATTACCCTGATACCTGGGTTTGCTCCATGAACCCTGATCCTGAGCAGGACCG ATGTGAGGCTTCTGAACAGAAGCAGAAGGTTCCCCTGGGGACATTCAGAAAGGACCTGAAGACacaagaagagaagcagaagcagctGACAGAGAAAATTCGCCAGCAGCAGGAGAAGCTAGAGGCCCTGCAG AAAACCACACCTATCCGTTCCCAAGCTGACCTGAAGAAATTGCCTTTGGAAGTGACCACCAGACCTTCCACTGAG GAACCTGCACGTAGACCTCAGCGACCTCGATCACCTCCTTTACCTGCTGTCATCAAGAATGCCCCAAGCAGGCCCCCTTCTTTGCAAGCTCCcaggccagccagccagccccgaAAGGCTGCTGTCATCAACACCACCCTAAAGCCTCCTGTCCTGGCAGCCCGGGAGGAGGCCAGTACATCCAGGCTTCTCCAACCACCGGAGGCACCCCGGAAGCCTGCTAACACGCCGGTCAAGACTGCATCCCGGCCCACCCCCATGGTGCAGCCACTATCATCATCTCTGCTGCCCAACTCCAAGAGCCCTCGGGAGGTCCCTGCTCCCAGAGCAATCAAGACTCCAGTGGTCAAGAAGCCAGAGCCACCCAGTAAACTCTCCCCA ACCACTCCTAGTCGGAAGCGGACTCTTGGGGTTTCTGACGAGGAAGAAGCTGAGGAAGAGgctgagaggaggaaagagaggtcTAAGCGGGGCAAGTTTGCtgtgaaggaggaaaagaaggactTGAATGAG CTCTCGGACAGTGCTGGGGAAGAGGATCCAGCTGACCTTAAGAGGGCTCAGAAAG ATAAAGGGTTGCACGTGGAGGTGCGTGTGAACAGGGAGTGGTACACGGGCCGTGTCACAGCTGTGGAGGTGGGCAAGCATGTGGTGCGGTGGAAGGTGAAGTTTGACTACGTGCCCACAGACACCACTCCGAGAGACCGCTG GGTGGAGAAAGGCAGTGAGGATGTGCGGCTGATGAAACCTCCTTCTCCGGAGTACCAGAGCCCTGACACTcagcaggagggtggggaggaggaggaagaggaggaggaagaggaggtggtGGTGGCCCAGCAGGCTGTAGCCATGGCAGAGCCCTCCACTTCTGACTGCATCCGCATAGAGCCTGACACCACCGCCCCCAGCACCAACCACGAGACCATTGACCTGCTTGTTCAGATCCTCCG GAATTGTTTACGGTACTTCCTGCCTCCAAGTTTCCCCATCTCCAAGAAGGAGCTGAGTGTTATGAATTCAGATGAGCTAATATCATTTCCTCTG AAAGAGTACTTCAAGCAGTATGAAGTGGGGCTCCAGAATCTGTGCCATTCCTACCAGAGCCGTGCTGACTCACGGGCCAAGGCCTCTGAGGAGAGCCTGCGCACTTCTGAGAGAAAGCTCcgagagacagaggagaagttGCAGAAGCTGAGGACCAACATCGTGGCGCTCCTGCAAAAGGTGCAGGAG cATCCTGACCAAGAGGGCTGGAGGTGGTGCGGCTGCCTGGGCCTCATCCCAGCCAGACCCACG GACATAGACATCAACACAGATGATGAGCTGGATGCCTACATCGAGGACCTGATCACCAAGGGGGACTGA